A genomic segment from Microbulbifer elongatus encodes:
- a CDS encoding polysaccharide biosynthesis protein produces MNSFYKAAQKNYKPFLMLCYDLLMLTAAFLLAMAIRFNGASTVTEPAMALCLAMTLISSSFIFLRLGLYRTVIRYMGQQAIVAVLQGVTASAVVLAVASYLTYAGVPRSVPVIYWCFALITVGGSRWLVRIYYQMALEIHKTRVAIYGAGTAGLQLYKGLVHGEMYKTVAFFDDNASKQNTLIDGVLVYSPANILDVIAERDISEILLAMPGVPKRRRREITRSLRERGIVVKVIPGMEELVDSAGRVSDVAQIYENILGRAPVEPQKELVSASITGKVVMVTGAGGSIGSELCRQIIQWEATKLIMLESSEFSLYQIERELQQQQQDEGLQVEVTALLGDVRNRQRMGEIIQSFGVQTIYHAAAYKHVPLVEQNVVVGAENNVLGTLSVLEAAEACGVEQFVLVSTDKAVRPTNVMGATKRLAELICQDFGRRFGRTRVCMVRFGNVLGSSGSVIPLFTDQINAGGPVTVTHPKVTRFFMTIPEAAQLVLQAGSMGRKGEVFVLDMGEPVRILDIARRLIQIMGHTVRDEANPDGDIEIQISGLRPGEKLYEELLLGDAVAGTDHPMIMRAEEERLPSDQLQSCLAELKQACARQDCVAVHRLLIEAVKDYTPKQELVDTVWTQLSEANASGIAASQDVSEGAEVRQLPIASGSRRVQRITGEVPEV; encoded by the coding sequence GTGAATAGCTTTTATAAAGCTGCGCAGAAAAACTACAAGCCGTTCTTGATGCTCTGCTATGACCTGCTGATGCTCACGGCTGCGTTTTTGCTCGCCATGGCTATCCGTTTTAACGGTGCCAGCACGGTGACTGAACCTGCCATGGCGCTGTGTCTGGCCATGACGCTTATTTCCAGCAGTTTTATTTTTCTTCGCCTGGGGCTGTACCGTACGGTAATCCGTTACATGGGGCAGCAGGCGATTGTCGCTGTTCTACAGGGGGTTACCGCGTCGGCGGTGGTACTCGCGGTGGCTTCTTATCTCACCTATGCCGGTGTTCCGCGATCGGTGCCCGTGATTTACTGGTGTTTCGCCCTGATTACCGTGGGTGGATCCCGCTGGCTGGTGCGTATCTATTACCAGATGGCACTGGAGATCCACAAAACCCGCGTGGCCATCTACGGCGCGGGCACTGCCGGCCTGCAGTTGTACAAGGGGCTGGTGCACGGTGAGATGTACAAGACCGTCGCCTTTTTTGACGACAATGCCTCCAAGCAGAATACGCTGATTGATGGCGTACTGGTTTACAGCCCAGCCAATATTCTTGATGTGATTGCCGAGCGGGATATCTCCGAAATTCTGCTGGCGATGCCGGGAGTGCCCAAGCGCCGCCGCCGTGAGATCACCCGTAGTCTGCGTGAGCGCGGTATCGTGGTGAAAGTCATTCCGGGTATGGAAGAGTTGGTGGACAGCGCCGGCCGCGTATCCGATGTGGCCCAGATTTACGAAAACATCCTCGGTCGCGCTCCGGTCGAGCCGCAAAAAGAACTGGTCTCCGCATCCATCACCGGCAAGGTGGTGATGGTGACGGGGGCCGGTGGCTCCATTGGTTCCGAGCTCTGCCGACAGATCATCCAGTGGGAAGCGACCAAGCTGATCATGCTGGAGTCCTCCGAGTTCTCTCTCTATCAGATTGAGCGAGAGCTGCAGCAACAGCAGCAGGATGAAGGTCTGCAGGTGGAAGTGACAGCGCTGTTGGGCGACGTGCGCAACCGCCAGCGCATGGGTGAGATCATTCAGTCCTTTGGTGTGCAGACGATCTATCATGCGGCGGCCTATAAGCATGTGCCGCTGGTCGAGCAGAACGTGGTAGTGGGCGCGGAAAATAACGTGCTGGGTACCCTTTCTGTCTTGGAGGCCGCCGAGGCCTGTGGGGTTGAGCAGTTTGTGCTGGTTTCCACCGATAAGGCAGTGCGCCCGACCAACGTGATGGGGGCAACCAAGCGCCTGGCCGAGTTGATCTGTCAGGATTTCGGGCGCCGCTTCGGGCGTACCCGGGTGTGTATGGTGCGCTTTGGTAACGTACTCGGATCCTCCGGCTCCGTGATTCCTCTGTTTACCGATCAGATTAACGCTGGTGGGCCGGTGACGGTGACTCACCCCAAGGTGACCCGTTTCTTTATGACTATTCCCGAAGCAGCGCAGCTGGTATTGCAGGCGGGAAGCATGGGGCGCAAGGGCGAGGTTTTTGTGCTGGATATGGGGGAGCCGGTTCGTATTCTGGATATCGCCCGCCGTCTGATTCAGATTATGGGCCACACCGTGCGCGACGAGGCCAACCCCGATGGCGATATCGAAATTCAGATTTCCGGCCTGCGCCCCGGTGAAAAGCTGTATGAGGAGCTGTTGCTGGGGGATGCCGTTGCCGGCACCGATCACCCGATGATCATGCGGGCAGAGGAAGAGCGCTTGCCCAGTGATCAGCTGCAGTCGTGCTTGGCTGAGCTGAAGCAAGCCTGCGCGCGCCAGGATTGTGTTGCCGTACATCGCCTGCTGATTGAGGCGGTGAAAGACTACACGCCAAAACAGGAGCTCGTGGATACGGTCTGGACACAGTTGTCGGAAGCGAATGCGTCCGGAATTGCTGCGTCGCAGGATGTGTCCGAGGGGGCGGAGGTGCGCCAGCTGCCAATTGCATCAGGCAGTCGCCGGGTTCAGCGGATTACCGGTGAGGTGCCGGAAGTCTAG
- a CDS encoding MraY family glycosyltransferase, producing the protein MSGAVVGFLLSQPEIHPGIVFAFVALLVISLADDLRSLSARVRFSVQILSVGILLYVLAPPLSGSWSSVLWPLLVLGGVWVVNLYNFMDGMDGFAGSMTAIGFATLGVICFLRDVPQIGSICLLIATSSVVFLYYNWPRAQIFLGDAGATVIGLAAFAVSIAGWQQGAFGVLIPLLVFLPFWLDASATLAIRVLRKERWWEAHRQHFYQRMALKHGVKTSLFIELAVMLSTSLLALLLVASGVL; encoded by the coding sequence TTGTCGGGTGCCGTGGTCGGTTTCCTGCTCAGTCAGCCTGAAATTCATCCTGGCATTGTTTTTGCCTTTGTTGCGTTGCTGGTGATTTCTCTGGCAGATGACCTGCGGTCATTGAGTGCGCGGGTGCGTTTTTCTGTGCAGATTTTGTCCGTCGGCATTTTGTTATATGTGCTGGCCCCGCCGCTTTCTGGGTCCTGGTCGTCGGTTTTATGGCCGCTGCTGGTGCTGGGCGGTGTATGGGTTGTCAATCTGTACAACTTTATGGATGGCATGGATGGCTTTGCCGGCAGTATGACCGCGATCGGATTTGCGACTCTTGGGGTAATCTGTTTCTTGCGAGACGTGCCGCAAATTGGAAGTATTTGTCTGCTGATCGCAACAAGTAGTGTCGTTTTTTTGTACTACAATTGGCCGCGTGCACAAATTTTCCTCGGCGATGCGGGGGCCACAGTCATTGGCCTGGCGGCATTTGCGGTGAGTATCGCGGGGTGGCAGCAGGGGGCCTTTGGGGTGCTGATTCCACTGCTGGTATTCCTGCCGTTCTGGTTGGATGCCTCGGCTACCCTGGCGATCAGAGTGCTGCGTAAAGAGCGCTGGTGGGAGGCGCATCGCCAGCATTTCTATCAGCGGATGGCGCTGAAGCACGGTGTGAAAACGTCCTTGTTTATCGAATTGGCCGTGATGTTGAGCACGTCTTTGCTGGCCCTGCTGCTGGTAGCATCCGGAGTGTTGTGA
- a CDS encoding ComEA family DNA-binding protein: protein MKLFRFPLAVLFALSILLVNVPAVFAEEEPQTQTVQVVNLNTATAEELSAALDGVGEARAKLIVQYREENGSFSSVEELLEIKGIGVATLEKNKNRIQL, encoded by the coding sequence ATGAAACTGTTTCGTTTCCCGCTTGCCGTACTGTTTGCCCTTTCCATATTGCTGGTCAATGTGCCCGCGGTATTCGCCGAAGAAGAACCGCAGACACAGACAGTACAGGTGGTGAACCTGAACACCGCCACTGCAGAGGAGTTGTCTGCTGCGCTGGATGGTGTGGGTGAGGCTCGCGCAAAATTGATCGTCCAGTACCGGGAAGAAAACGGCAGCTTTTCCAGTGTCGAAGAGCTGCTGGAGATCAAAGGGATCGGCGTAGCCACGCTGGAGAAGAATAAAAATCGGATCCAGTTGTAA
- the pyrF gene encoding orotidine-5'-phosphate decarboxylase, whose translation MTESVSSPVIVALDYDNADDALAMAAQLDPAVCRVKVGKELFTIAGPELVRKLVAQGFQVFLDLKFHDIPNTVAAAVRAAANLGVWMVNVHASGGERMMRAAREALEPFGAKRPLLIGVTVLTSTAEEELAPVGVGRSLNEQVVALARLTKESGLDGVVCSAREASALKTACGEDFALVTPGIRPAGAAADDQRRIVTPADAVRNGSDYLVIGRPITAADDPAVALQGIVEELAGS comes from the coding sequence TTGACTGAATCTGTTTCTTCTCCGGTCATCGTGGCTCTGGATTACGATAATGCCGACGACGCTCTGGCGATGGCCGCGCAGCTGGATCCGGCAGTTTGCCGTGTCAAAGTCGGAAAAGAGCTGTTCACTATCGCCGGTCCGGAGCTGGTGCGGAAGCTGGTGGCGCAGGGATTCCAGGTTTTTCTCGATCTCAAATTTCACGATATTCCAAACACCGTTGCCGCAGCCGTGCGTGCGGCGGCCAATCTCGGTGTGTGGATGGTGAATGTGCACGCATCTGGCGGTGAGCGCATGATGCGTGCTGCGCGCGAAGCGCTGGAGCCTTTCGGCGCCAAGCGCCCATTGCTGATCGGGGTAACCGTTCTGACCAGTACCGCCGAGGAAGAACTGGCTCCGGTAGGGGTTGGCAGAAGCCTGAACGAACAGGTTGTGGCGTTGGCCAGGCTCACCAAAGAGAGCGGCCTGGATGGCGTGGTCTGCTCAGCCCGTGAAGCGAGCGCCCTCAAAACCGCCTGTGGCGAGGATTTCGCCCTGGTGACACCGGGTATCCGCCCGGCGGGCGCAGCGGCAGATGATCAGCGTCGTATCGTCACCCCGGCAGATGCGGTACGAAATGGCTCGGATTATCTGGTGATCGGGCGCCCCATTACCGCTGCGGACGATCCCGCGGTGGCGTTGCAGGGGATCGTCGAAGAGCTGGCAGGGAGCTGA
- the lapB gene encoding lipopolysaccharide assembly protein LapB, whose product MSDLTFFIFIFAAIAIGWYLGRKSGKKKGAKNNEHQALAQSYAQGLNYLLSERHGDAIEKFIDSLEVSTATLETHLALGNLLRKRGEHDQAIRVHQNLLARPSLNRISQQKAQLELARDYIAAGWLDRAERLLQELVETSSELRTTSLEYLVEVYRDEREWAKGIHAVNLLHGRRFKRLSSEWAPIQAHFCCELAEEAINGKDYLSARKHIDAALGYDRHSVRANLLLGRLEHTLGRPQEAIRVLERVPRQNPDYIPEILELLITCYETLGDERGLERYLEALQKEHPTNSVLIALAERIHQHQSEAEAAAFMGKQLALRPSLRGLGHFLNLHIDSTEGRSRENLYLLKNLIDQLIASRPHYRCNHCGFSGNQLHWLCPSCKRWDTVRSVKGIEGE is encoded by the coding sequence TTGAGCGACCTGACATTTTTCATTTTCATTTTTGCAGCCATCGCCATTGGTTGGTATCTCGGCCGCAAAAGTGGCAAGAAAAAGGGTGCCAAGAACAATGAGCATCAGGCCCTGGCGCAGTCCTATGCGCAGGGGCTGAATTACCTTTTGAGTGAGCGCCACGGCGACGCCATTGAAAAGTTTATCGACTCGCTCGAAGTCAGCACCGCCACTCTCGAAACCCACCTGGCACTCGGTAATCTGCTGCGCAAGCGCGGCGAGCACGACCAGGCGATCCGGGTGCATCAGAACCTGCTTGCCCGCCCCAGTCTCAACCGCATCAGTCAGCAAAAGGCGCAACTGGAATTGGCGCGGGACTATATTGCCGCGGGCTGGCTTGACCGGGCCGAGCGCCTGCTCCAGGAGCTGGTGGAGACCTCCTCGGAGCTGCGCACTACCAGCCTGGAATATCTGGTTGAGGTGTATCGGGACGAGCGCGAATGGGCCAAGGGAATCCATGCGGTAAACCTGTTGCATGGCCGCCGCTTCAAGCGCCTGTCCAGTGAATGGGCACCGATACAGGCGCACTTCTGCTGTGAACTGGCGGAAGAGGCCATCAACGGCAAGGATTATCTGAGCGCGCGCAAGCACATCGACGCAGCACTGGGCTATGACCGCCACTCCGTGCGTGCCAACCTGTTGCTGGGTCGCCTCGAGCACACACTGGGGCGCCCACAGGAAGCGATTCGGGTGCTTGAGCGGGTACCCAGGCAGAATCCCGACTATATCCCTGAAATCCTTGAGCTACTGATTACCTGCTACGAGACGCTGGGGGATGAGCGGGGGCTCGAGCGCTACCTGGAGGCGCTGCAGAAAGAGCACCCCACCAACAGCGTTTTGATTGCGTTGGCTGAGCGAATTCACCAGCATCAGAGTGAAGCGGAAGCGGCGGCGTTTATGGGTAAACAGTTGGCGTTGCGCCCATCGCTGCGTGGGCTGGGGCACTTCCTCAACCTGCATATCGATAGTACGGAAGGGCGCTCGCGGGAAAATCTGTACCTGCTGAAAAACCTGATCGATCAATTGATCGCAAGCCGTCCGCATTACCGCTGCAACCACTGCGGTTTCTCCGGCAATCAGCTGCACTGGCTTTGCCCCAGCTGTAAGCGTTGGGATACGGTGCGCTCGGTCAAAGGGATCGAGGGCGAGTAG
- a CDS encoding lipopolysaccharide assembly protein LapA domain-containing protein → MSFLRWISRLLFGILALACIALGVYFAVDNPESITPRFAGYPLFAGSVGFWLIGFLLIGALLGFLASLLPYWTERRRVKGLERQLLRTERELHTVRRQVAGE, encoded by the coding sequence TTGTCATTTCTGCGCTGGATATCGCGTCTGCTATTCGGGATATTGGCTTTGGCGTGTATTGCGCTGGGTGTCTATTTTGCGGTCGACAACCCTGAGAGCATTACGCCGCGCTTTGCCGGTTACCCATTGTTTGCCGGCAGTGTGGGCTTCTGGCTGATCGGCTTCCTGCTGATTGGCGCTCTGTTGGGGTTCCTCGCCAGCCTGTTGCCTTACTGGACCGAACGGCGCCGGGTAAAAGGGCTGGAGCGCCAACTGCTGCGCACCGAGCGCGAGCTGCACACCGTCCGCCGACAGGTTGCCGGAGAGTAG
- the ihfB gene encoding integration host factor subunit beta, whose protein sequence is MTKSELIEKIALRLDQLPVKDVELAVKVMLDTMSSVLAEGERIEIRGFGSFSLHYRAPRTGRNPKTGDSVELAGKYVPHFKPGKELRDRVNQQMKRDVYEDA, encoded by the coding sequence ATGACCAAGTCTGAACTGATCGAGAAGATCGCTCTGAGGTTAGATCAGCTGCCGGTTAAGGATGTAGAGCTGGCGGTCAAAGTCATGCTGGACACCATGTCGAGTGTACTGGCGGAAGGGGAGCGCATAGAGATTCGCGGCTTTGGCAGCTTTTCTCTGCACTATCGCGCGCCGCGTACCGGGCGCAACCCCAAAACCGGTGACTCCGTCGAGCTTGCCGGCAAGTATGTGCCGCACTTCAAACCGGGAAAAGAGCTCAGGGATAGGGTAAACCAGCAGATGAAGCGGGATGTCTACGAGGACGCATAA
- the rpsA gene encoding 30S ribosomal protein S1 — translation MSESFAELFEESLKSVEMAPGAIVTGVVIDVDKDWVTVHAGLKSEGVIPADQFKNDKGEVELQVGDEVQVALEAVEDGFGETRLSREKAKRAEAWKILDAAHAADEVVKGVISGKVKGGFTVDVANIRAFLPGSLVDVRPVRDTAHLEGKELDFKVIKLDAKRNNVVVSRRAVMEAANSEEREALLASLQEGMAIKGIVKNLTDYGAFVDLGGIDGLLHITDMAWKRIKHPSEIVNVGDEIEVKVLKFDRERSRVSLGLKQLGEDPWVSIKQRYPENSRVKAVVTNLTDYGCFAELEEGVEGLVHVSEMDWTNKNIHPSKVVNVGDEVEVMILDIDEERRRISLGIKQCQENPWDAFARKFAKGDKISGKIKSITDFGIFIGLDGSIDGLVHLSDISWNEAGEDAVRKFKKGDELETVILGIDSDRERISLGIKQLESDPFSDYVATNDRGSIVMGTIKEVDAKQAIITLADEVEGVLRASEISRDKVEDARNALKEGEEVETKITSVDRKNRVISLSIKAKDQDDEKQAIKDHSKKQAEQVQPATIGDLIKAQMNNKD, via the coding sequence ATGAGCGAGAGCTTTGCTGAACTATTTGAAGAGAGCCTGAAAAGCGTAGAAATGGCACCCGGCGCCATCGTGACCGGTGTTGTTATCGACGTGGACAAAGACTGGGTAACCGTGCACGCGGGCCTGAAGTCTGAAGGCGTTATCCCTGCGGACCAGTTCAAGAACGACAAAGGTGAAGTGGAACTGCAGGTGGGCGACGAAGTACAGGTTGCCCTGGAAGCGGTAGAAGACGGTTTCGGTGAAACCCGTCTGTCCCGTGAAAAAGCCAAGCGCGCTGAAGCCTGGAAAATCCTCGACGCTGCACACGCTGCAGACGAAGTGGTTAAAGGTGTTATCAGTGGCAAGGTTAAAGGTGGCTTTACTGTTGACGTTGCCAACATCCGCGCGTTCCTGCCGGGTTCTCTGGTAGACGTTCGTCCGGTTCGCGATACCGCGCACCTGGAAGGCAAAGAGCTCGACTTCAAAGTGATCAAGCTGGACGCCAAGCGCAACAACGTTGTTGTTTCCCGTCGCGCCGTGATGGAAGCCGCCAACAGCGAAGAGCGTGAAGCCCTGCTGGCCAGCCTGCAAGAAGGTATGGCGATCAAAGGTATCGTGAAGAACCTGACCGACTACGGTGCTTTCGTAGATCTGGGCGGTATCGACGGCCTGCTGCACATCACCGATATGGCTTGGAAGCGCATCAAGCATCCGAGCGAGATCGTGAACGTTGGCGACGAGATCGAAGTAAAAGTACTGAAGTTCGACCGCGAGCGCAGCCGTGTATCCCTGGGTCTGAAGCAATTGGGCGAAGATCCCTGGGTATCCATCAAGCAGCGTTACCCGGAGAACAGCCGCGTGAAGGCGGTTGTCACCAACCTGACCGACTACGGCTGCTTCGCCGAGCTGGAAGAAGGTGTGGAAGGTCTGGTGCACGTATCCGAAATGGATTGGACCAACAAGAACATTCACCCGTCCAAAGTTGTCAATGTTGGCGACGAAGTCGAGGTAATGATTCTGGACATCGACGAAGAGCGTCGTCGTATCTCCCTGGGTATCAAGCAGTGTCAAGAAAACCCGTGGGATGCCTTCGCGCGTAAATTCGCTAAAGGCGACAAGATCTCCGGTAAGATCAAGTCCATCACCGACTTCGGTATCTTCATCGGTCTGGACGGCAGCATCGACGGTCTGGTTCACCTGTCCGACATCTCTTGGAACGAAGCGGGCGAAGACGCCGTGCGCAAGTTCAAGAAAGGTGACGAGCTGGAAACCGTTATCCTGGGTATCGACTCCGACCGCGAGCGTATCTCCCTGGGTATCAAGCAGCTGGAATCCGATCCGTTCTCTGATTACGTAGCCACCAACGATCGCGGCAGCATCGTAATGGGTACCATCAAAGAAGTGGATGCCAAGCAAGCCATCATCACTCTGGCGGATGAAGTGGAAGGCGTACTGCGCGCTTCCGAAATCAGCCGCGACAAGGTTGAAGATGCGCGCAACGCCCTGAAAGAAGGCGAAGAAGTAGAGACCAAGATCACCAGCGTGGATCGCAAGAACCGCGTGATCAGCCTCTCCATCAAGGCCAAAGATCAGGACGATGAGAAGCAAGCCATCAAGGATCACAGCAAGAAGCAGGCTGAGCAGGTTCAGCCGGCGACTATCGGTGACCTGATCAAGGCGCAGATGAATAACAAAGACTGA
- the cmk gene encoding (d)CMP kinase: MTNNAPVITIDGPSGSGKGTIAKLVADRLGYVLLDSGALYRLTALAALNAEVDLADEGRVAEIAANLNIRFAIAGGEVSAVLDGKDVSRDIRMERVSMAASKVAALPAVREALLQRQRDFREWPGLVADGRDMGTTVFPDAPVKVFLTASAEERARRRFAQLQGRGGSVSLRDLLEDIRARDDRDMNRAASPLAPADDAVVLDSTDIAIDDVLQKVLELVQNRIG; the protein is encoded by the coding sequence ATGACCAACAACGCCCCCGTAATCACCATCGACGGACCCAGCGGTTCCGGCAAGGGCACCATTGCCAAGCTGGTGGCCGACCGGCTCGGCTATGTTCTGCTGGACTCGGGGGCTCTGTATCGCCTCACGGCACTGGCGGCGCTGAATGCGGAAGTGGATCTGGCGGATGAGGGAAGAGTGGCGGAGATTGCTGCGAACCTGAATATCCGCTTCGCCATTGCCGGCGGTGAAGTCAGTGCCGTGTTGGATGGCAAGGACGTCAGCCGGGATATCCGTATGGAGCGGGTCAGCATGGCTGCTTCCAAAGTGGCGGCGCTACCCGCCGTGCGTGAAGCCTTGCTGCAGCGACAGCGGGACTTTCGCGAATGGCCGGGACTGGTGGCGGATGGGCGCGATATGGGTACCACAGTGTTTCCCGACGCGCCGGTCAAGGTGTTCCTGACCGCCAGTGCGGAAGAGCGCGCCCGCCGCCGCTTTGCTCAGTTGCAGGGCAGGGGGGGTTCTGTTAGCCTCCGCGACCTGCTGGAGGACATCCGCGCCCGGGACGACCGGGATATGAACCGCGCAGCCTCCCCTCTGGCCCCGGCAGATGATGCCGTGGTGCTGGATAGCACGGACATCGCTATAGATGATGTTCTGCAGAAAGTGCTCGAACTGGTACAAAATCGCATCGGTTGA